A stretch of Natronococcus sp. CG52 DNA encodes these proteins:
- the ileS gene encoding isoleucine--tRNA ligase, whose translation MSRFGEVDDQYDPHALEQRVFEYWDEVDAYEQTVEHRSDGESFFFVDGPPYTSGSAHMGTTWNKSLKDVYIRFLRMQGYDVTDRPGYDMHGLPIETKVEERLGFENKKDIEEFGEENFIQECKNYADEQLEGLQDDFKSFGVWMDWDNPYRTVSPEYMEAAWWGFSKAAERGLVEKGHRSISQCPRCETAIANNEVEYEDVEDPSIYVKFDLEDREGSVVIWTTTPWTIPANTFVAVDPDLTYRGVRAERDGEEEVLYVAEECVEGVLKAGRYGDYEVVEEVTGEEMIGWEYEHPLAEEVPDHVDVDDALQVYAADYVEADRTGLVHSAPGHGEEDFERGRELGLPIFCPVGGDGVYTEKAGKYEDQFVKEADDEITADLEENDALLTSETVHHSYGHCWRCDTGIIQIVTDQWFITITDVKDELLDNIEDSEWHPQWARDNRFRDFVEEAPDWNVSRQRYWGIPLPVWTPEDRDDDEDTIVVSTREELAERVDQDVDPEAVDLHKDTVDDLTITDGDTTYTRVPDVFDVWLDSSVASWGTLDFPSDDSQFDELWPADLILEAHDQTRGWFWSQLGMGTAALGEIPYDEVLMHGHALDEDGRKMSKSVGNVVEPDTAIERHGSDAMRMFLLSANPQGDDMRFSWDEMGTMENHLRTLWNVFRFPLPYMRLDGFDPSETDLESVDGVSASDASGGSSERSSDGDLELVDEWILARLQSTKAEMTEELEAFRQDRALEALVDFVVEDVSRFYVQAVRERMWDEEDSDSKRAAYATIYRVLRESVALLAPYAPFVSEEIYGTLTGDAEHDTVHMCDWPAVEEYWVDDQLEEDVALLRAIEEAGANARQQAGRKLRWPVPRVVVAADDDRVVDAVERHTDLLEDRLNARGVELVAPDDRWGELEYSAQADMSELGPAFGDRAGRVMNALNEARIEDPTLESLETAVADVLEGDEELTDEMVSFVTETPEGVAGTAFGLDGDDRGVVYVDASLTDDIESEGYAREVIRRVQEMRKDLDLDVEERITLELEIADDRVADLVEEHEGLIREEVRADELRTVEDGHRKEWDVEDVSMTIAIEPVAAAEASD comes from the coding sequence ATGAGCAGGTTCGGCGAGGTCGACGACCAGTACGACCCCCACGCACTCGAGCAGCGGGTGTTCGAGTACTGGGACGAGGTCGACGCCTACGAACAGACGGTCGAGCATCGGTCCGACGGTGAGTCCTTCTTCTTCGTCGACGGTCCGCCGTACACCTCCGGGTCGGCACACATGGGGACGACCTGGAACAAGTCCCTGAAGGACGTCTACATCCGCTTCCTGCGGATGCAGGGCTACGACGTGACCGACCGACCGGGCTACGACATGCACGGACTCCCGATCGAGACCAAAGTCGAGGAGCGACTCGGATTCGAGAACAAGAAAGACATCGAGGAGTTCGGCGAGGAGAACTTCATCCAGGAGTGCAAGAACTACGCCGACGAGCAGCTCGAGGGACTCCAGGACGACTTCAAATCGTTCGGCGTCTGGATGGACTGGGACAATCCCTACCGGACGGTCAGCCCCGAGTACATGGAGGCCGCCTGGTGGGGCTTCTCGAAGGCCGCCGAGCGCGGCCTCGTCGAGAAGGGCCACCGCTCGATCTCGCAGTGTCCGCGCTGCGAGACCGCAATCGCGAACAACGAGGTCGAGTACGAGGACGTCGAGGACCCCTCGATCTACGTCAAGTTCGACCTCGAGGATCGCGAGGGCTCGGTCGTCATCTGGACGACCACCCCGTGGACGATCCCCGCGAACACGTTCGTCGCCGTCGACCCCGACCTGACCTACCGGGGCGTTCGCGCGGAGCGCGACGGCGAGGAAGAAGTGCTCTACGTCGCCGAGGAGTGCGTCGAGGGCGTCCTGAAGGCGGGCCGCTACGGCGACTACGAGGTCGTCGAGGAGGTCACCGGCGAGGAGATGATCGGCTGGGAGTACGAGCACCCCCTCGCGGAGGAAGTGCCCGACCACGTCGACGTCGACGACGCGCTGCAGGTCTACGCCGCCGACTACGTCGAGGCCGACCGCACCGGGCTCGTCCACTCCGCGCCCGGCCACGGTGAGGAGGACTTCGAGCGCGGCCGCGAACTCGGCCTGCCGATCTTCTGTCCCGTCGGCGGCGACGGCGTCTACACCGAGAAGGCCGGCAAGTACGAGGACCAGTTCGTCAAGGAGGCCGACGACGAGATCACGGCCGATCTCGAGGAGAACGACGCCCTGCTCACCTCGGAGACGGTCCACCACAGCTACGGCCACTGCTGGCGCTGTGATACGGGAATCATCCAGATCGTCACCGACCAGTGGTTCATCACGATCACGGACGTCAAGGACGAACTCCTCGACAACATCGAGGACAGCGAGTGGCATCCGCAGTGGGCCCGCGACAACCGCTTCCGCGACTTCGTCGAGGAGGCGCCGGACTGGAACGTCTCCCGCCAGCGCTACTGGGGAATCCCGCTGCCCGTCTGGACGCCCGAGGACCGCGACGACGACGAGGACACGATCGTCGTCAGCACCCGCGAGGAACTCGCCGAGCGGGTCGACCAGGACGTCGATCCCGAGGCTGTGGATCTCCACAAGGACACGGTGGACGACCTCACGATCACCGATGGGGACACCACCTACACTCGCGTCCCCGACGTGTTCGACGTCTGGCTCGACTCCTCCGTGGCGTCGTGGGGAACCCTCGATTTCCCCTCGGACGACAGTCAGTTCGACGAGCTCTGGCCCGCCGACCTCATCCTCGAGGCCCACGACCAGACCCGCGGCTGGTTCTGGTCCCAGCTCGGCATGGGAACCGCCGCGCTCGGCGAGATTCCCTACGACGAGGTGCTGATGCACGGCCACGCGTTAGACGAGGACGGCCGGAAGATGTCCAAGTCCGTCGGCAACGTCGTCGAGCCCGACACGGCCATCGAGCGCCACGGCTCGGACGCGATGCGGATGTTCCTGCTGTCGGCGAACCCGCAGGGCGACGACATGCGCTTCTCGTGGGACGAGATGGGGACGATGGAGAACCACCTTCGGACGCTGTGGAACGTCTTCCGGTTCCCGCTGCCGTACATGCGATTAGACGGCTTCGATCCGTCCGAAACGGATCTCGAGAGCGTCGACGGCGTCTCCGCGAGCGACGCGAGCGGAGGCTCGTCGGAGCGAAGCTCCGACGGTGACCTCGAGCTCGTCGACGAGTGGATCCTCGCCCGGCTCCAGTCGACGAAGGCCGAGATGACCGAGGAACTCGAGGCGTTTCGCCAGGACCGCGCGCTCGAGGCGCTCGTCGACTTCGTCGTCGAGGACGTCTCCCGGTTCTACGTCCAGGCGGTCCGCGAACGGATGTGGGACGAGGAGGACAGCGACTCCAAGCGGGCGGCCTACGCGACCATCTACCGCGTCCTCCGGGAGAGCGTCGCCCTGCTCGCACCCTACGCGCCGTTCGTCAGCGAGGAGATTTACGGCACGCTGACCGGCGACGCCGAGCACGACACGGTCCACATGTGCGACTGGCCCGCCGTCGAGGAGTACTGGGTCGACGACCAGCTCGAGGAGGACGTCGCCCTCCTGCGAGCGATCGAAGAAGCCGGCGCCAACGCACGCCAGCAGGCCGGCCGTAAGCTGCGCTGGCCAGTCCCGCGGGTCGTCGTCGCGGCTGACGACGACCGCGTCGTCGACGCCGTCGAGCGCCACACCGACCTGCTCGAGGATCGGCTCAACGCCCGCGGCGTCGAACTCGTCGCCCCCGACGACCGCTGGGGCGAACTCGAGTACAGCGCCCAGGCGGACATGAGCGAACTCGGCCCCGCCTTCGGCGACCGCGCCGGCCGGGTCATGAACGCGCTCAACGAGGCTCGAATCGAGGATCCGACCCTCGAGAGCCTCGAGACGGCCGTCGCAGACGTCCTCGAGGGCGACGAGGAACTGACCGACGAGATGGTCTCGTTCGTCACGGAGACCCCCGAGGGCGTCGCGGGAACCGCGTTCGGACTCGACGGCGACGACCGCGGCGTCGTCTACGTCGACGCCTCGCTGACCGACGACATCGAGAGCGAGGGCTACGCCCGCGAGGTCATCCGGCGCGTCCAGGAGATGCGCAAGGACCTCGACCTGGACGTCGAGGAACGAATCACGCTCGAACTCGAGATCGCCGACGACCGCGTGGCCGATCTCGTCGAGGAACACGAAGGCCTGATCCGCGAGGAGGTTCGTGCCGACGAACTTCGGACCGTCGAGGACGGTCACCGCAAGGAGTGGGACGTCGAGGACGTCTCGATGACGATCGCGATCGAGCCGGTGGCGGCCGCGGAAGCGTCGGACTAG
- a CDS encoding DUF7344 domain-containing protein: MDASDTTGPTLDDVFRALADRRRRLALVALLESETPLTIDELAADIVAREREERSTDGSARETERARIELHHKQLPHLVDADLVRGGIDGQPIEPTARVDEIESLLPMASSENRSDD; the protein is encoded by the coding sequence GTGGACGCAAGCGACACGACCGGACCGACCCTGGACGACGTGTTCCGAGCGCTCGCCGACCGGCGGCGGCGTCTCGCTCTCGTCGCGCTTCTCGAGTCCGAGACGCCGCTCACGATCGACGAACTCGCCGCGGATATCGTCGCTCGAGAGCGCGAGGAACGATCGACCGACGGTTCGGCGCGCGAGACCGAACGCGCACGAATCGAGCTCCATCACAAACAGCTACCGCACCTGGTCGACGCCGACCTCGTTCGCGGCGGGATCGACGGGCAGCCGATCGAGCCGACGGCTCGAGTCGACGAGATCGAATCGCTGCTTCCGATGGCTTCCTCGGAGAACCGTTCTGACGACTGA
- a CDS encoding prominin family protein gives MSLSLADLAAQLRAHPVAATVELGSLLVCCLLFVGTVGLLASGAPTGSGRPWLLIVGVGAAFVVFWTVLVPLYERTLE, from the coding sequence ATGTCGCTGTCCCTCGCCGACCTCGCCGCCCAGTTGCGGGCCCACCCGGTCGCCGCGACGGTCGAACTCGGGAGTCTCCTCGTCTGTTGTCTGCTGTTCGTCGGCACCGTCGGCCTGCTCGCGAGCGGAGCGCCGACCGGCTCCGGGCGGCCGTGGCTCCTGATCGTCGGCGTCGGCGCCGCGTTCGTGGTGTTCTGGACGGTCCTCGTCCCGCTGTACGAGCGAACGCTAGAGTAG
- the fer gene encoding ferredoxin Fer produces the protein MPTVEYLNYEVLDDQGWEMDDDDLFGQAADAGLDEEDYGTLDVAEGEYILEAAEAQGYDWPFSCRAGACANCAAIVYEGEIDMDMQQILSDEEVEDKNVRLTCIGSAETDEVQIVYNAKHLDYLQNRVI, from the coding sequence ATGCCCACGGTAGAATACCTCAACTACGAAGTACTAGACGACCAGGGCTGGGAAATGGATGACGACGACCTCTTCGGTCAGGCTGCCGACGCCGGCCTCGACGAGGAGGACTACGGTACCCTTGACGTCGCCGAGGGCGAGTACATCCTCGAGGCCGCCGAGGCCCAGGGCTACGACTGGCCCTTCTCGTGCCGTGCAGGCGCCTGTGCGAACTGCGCAGCGATCGTCTACGAGGGCGAGATCGACATGGACATGCAGCAGATCCTCTCGGACGAGGAAGTCGAGGACAAGAACGTCCGTCTGACCTGCATCGGCTCCGCCGAGACCGACGAGGTCCAGATCGTGTACAACGCGAAGCACCTCGACTACCTGCAGAACCGCGTCATTTAG
- a CDS encoding MEDS domain-containing protein has protein sequence MSQQIQRTDDLLGLEAGLEALHATPEFTGPVESVAEHDSYDHLALVYESQAEQFAAVVPYVKRGLERGERCVYIADENDIDEIRSALRDAGVDVDGALESGALTMHTAQDSYLRNGAFDPDDMIAFLEGAIEEATEEYEGLRIAGEMTWVFGDDPPIEELVEYEGKLNRLLPGTNGIALCQYNREQFPAEILRDVIKTHPHLIYDNTVCHNFYYTPPEEFFGPDEPEREIDRMVGTLLDRTEARVELQRRHQHLKHQNEITADPDTSFEQKLQEMFELGCERFGLEFGAMARVDPERDWFEVEYVSGDHEHFEPGVELPLSETYCIGAAGTEAGECVSDPETDGYDDATVYEELGLQAYLGTYLEIDGGDDRTFFFVSSEDRDEGFTDEEQTFNRLMGQWAKYQLEQNRREYHKRTLYEIAADPDSTFDEKLREMFELGRERFDLDTGGLARIDLASDTFEVEAVSGESGYFEVGDRAQLSDTYCQLTLGRERTAAVIDPERAGLDDCFAHEEFGIGTYLGTRIELENGSDRTFFFVSSEPREQPFSDAERTFHHLMSQWIEYELEQKQRERALEESNERLEQFAYAASHDLQEPLRMVTSYLQLLESRYDDEFDEDGEEFLEFAVDGADRMRQMIDGLLEYSRVETSGDPFEPMDLDAVLDDVLEDLQLCIQENDAEITAEELPRTEGDASQVRQIFQNLLDNAITYSGDEPARVHVDAKRRSQEWVISVRDEGIGIDPDDQERVFTVFDRLHSREEYEGTGIALALCQRIIERHGGEIWVESEPGEGATFSFTLPAVEKSVNSPR, from the coding sequence ATGAGCCAGCAAATACAACGCACCGACGACCTCCTCGGACTCGAGGCCGGCCTCGAGGCGCTACACGCGACGCCCGAGTTCACGGGACCCGTCGAATCGGTCGCCGAACACGACTCGTACGACCACCTCGCCCTCGTCTACGAGTCACAGGCGGAACAGTTCGCGGCGGTGGTTCCGTACGTCAAACGCGGCCTCGAGCGCGGAGAGCGGTGCGTCTACATCGCGGACGAGAACGACATCGACGAGATCCGTTCGGCGCTCCGGGACGCGGGCGTCGACGTCGACGGGGCGCTCGAGTCGGGCGCGCTCACGATGCACACCGCCCAGGACTCGTATCTCCGGAACGGTGCGTTCGATCCCGACGACATGATCGCCTTCCTCGAGGGCGCCATCGAGGAGGCCACCGAGGAGTACGAGGGTCTTCGAATCGCCGGCGAGATGACGTGGGTGTTCGGCGACGACCCTCCGATCGAGGAACTCGTCGAGTACGAGGGGAAACTCAACAGGCTCCTTCCCGGCACGAACGGCATCGCGCTCTGTCAGTACAACCGCGAGCAGTTCCCCGCAGAGATCCTTCGAGACGTTATCAAGACTCACCCGCACCTGATCTACGACAACACGGTCTGTCATAATTTCTACTACACGCCGCCCGAGGAGTTTTTCGGTCCGGACGAACCGGAACGGGAGATCGACCGGATGGTGGGAACCCTGCTCGACCGGACCGAAGCACGGGTCGAACTGCAACGGCGCCACCAGCACCTGAAGCACCAGAACGAGATCACGGCCGATCCGGACACCTCCTTCGAGCAGAAACTCCAGGAAATGTTCGAACTGGGCTGTGAGCGGTTCGGTCTCGAATTCGGCGCGATGGCCCGCGTCGATCCCGAACGGGACTGGTTCGAGGTCGAGTACGTCAGCGGCGACCACGAACACTTCGAACCCGGCGTCGAACTGCCGCTGTCGGAGACGTACTGTATCGGCGCCGCCGGAACCGAGGCGGGTGAGTGCGTCTCGGATCCGGAGACGGACGGGTACGACGACGCCACCGTCTACGAGGAACTCGGACTGCAGGCGTATCTCGGCACCTACCTCGAGATCGACGGCGGCGACGACCGAACGTTCTTCTTCGTCTCGTCGGAGGACCGCGACGAGGGGTTCACCGACGAAGAACAGACGTTCAACCGGCTGATGGGACAGTGGGCGAAGTATCAACTCGAGCAGAACCGGCGCGAGTACCACAAGCGCACGCTGTACGAGATCGCGGCGGATCCGGACAGCACGTTCGACGAGAAGCTCCGAGAAATGTTCGAACTGGGCCGCGAGCGGTTCGACCTCGACACAGGCGGTCTGGCTCGCATCGATCTGGCGAGTGACACGTTCGAGGTCGAAGCGGTGAGCGGCGAGAGCGGTTACTTCGAAGTCGGCGACCGGGCGCAGCTTTCGGACACCTACTGTCAGCTGACCCTCGGCAGGGAGCGGACGGCCGCCGTTATCGATCCCGAGCGAGCCGGTCTGGACGACTGCTTCGCTCACGAGGAGTTCGGCATCGGAACCTACCTCGGAACGCGGATCGAACTCGAGAACGGGTCCGATCGAACGTTCTTCTTCGTCTCGTCGGAGCCCCGCGAGCAGCCGTTTTCCGACGCCGAACGGACGTTTCACCACCTAATGTCGCAGTGGATCGAGTACGAACTCGAGCAAAAACAGCGCGAACGAGCCCTCGAGGAGTCAAACGAGCGCTTGGAGCAGTTCGCGTACGCGGCCTCGCACGACCTGCAAGAGCCGCTGCGGATGGTGACGAGCTACCTGCAACTGCTCGAGAGCCGCTACGACGACGAGTTCGACGAGGACGGCGAGGAGTTCCTCGAGTTCGCGGTCGACGGCGCCGACCGGATGCGTCAGATGATCGACGGGCTGCTCGAGTACTCCCGCGTCGAGACGAGCGGCGACCCGTTCGAACCGATGGACCTCGACGCGGTCCTCGACGACGTCCTCGAGGATCTCCAGCTTTGCATTCAGGAGAACGACGCCGAAATCACCGCCGAGGAACTGCCTCGCACGGAGGGTGACGCGAGCCAGGTGCGCCAGATCTTCCAGAACCTGCTCGACAACGCGATCACTTACTCGGGAGACGAGCCGGCGCGCGTCCACGTGGACGCGAAGCGTCGGAGTCAGGAGTGGGTGATCTCGGTTCGAGACGAGGGGATCGGCATCGATCCGGACGATCAGGAGCGGGTGTTTACCGTCTTCGACCGGCTCCACAGCCGCGAGGAGTACGAGGGGACGGGAATCGCCCTCGCGCTCTGTCAGCGCATTATCGAACGTCACGGCGGCGAGATCTGGGTCGAGTCCGAACCCGGCGAGGGGGCGACGTTCTCGTTCACGCTTCCTGCTGTCGAGAAGTCGGTGAATTCGCCGCGCTGA
- a CDS encoding Rieske (2Fe-2S) protein — MATRYRLATVETVEEEESWLFTVRDRRGNREEAILVPCRDEENGPVEAWINRCTHENQRLHREGVGVVFREGRIVCPKHGSMFDACSGYCDNGEAAETTLVSLDVDVEDGTVYLTDDDVGFLSAGPSGDDEDDDEPDSTSHLRF, encoded by the coding sequence ATGGCCACTCGGTACCGGCTGGCGACCGTGGAAACCGTCGAGGAGGAGGAGTCGTGGCTGTTCACCGTTCGCGATCGACGCGGAAACCGCGAGGAAGCGATTCTCGTCCCCTGCCGCGACGAGGAGAACGGACCCGTCGAAGCGTGGATCAACCGGTGTACCCACGAGAACCAGCGCCTCCACCGCGAAGGCGTCGGCGTCGTGTTCCGGGAGGGGCGGATCGTCTGCCCGAAGCACGGATCGATGTTCGACGCCTGTTCGGGCTACTGTGACAACGGCGAGGCGGCGGAGACGACGCTCGTCTCCCTCGACGTCGACGTCGAGGACGGTACGGTGTACCTGACCGACGACGACGTCGGTTTCCTCTCGGCGGGACCGAGCGGTGACGACGAAGACGACGACGAGCCGGATTCGACATCTCACCTGCGGTTCTAG
- a CDS encoding A24 family peptidase, producing MSLAGVSATVPDLLRLVALPLFAWTAVRDVKTRRVSSAVWIPLATLGAVLLVWDGWTAWNAGPYAWSYEFLVPAAISLGFVVPLAYCFWWFGGFGGADAKALFVLALLFPTVPRYAVGPVTVPVVTMPLGAFSFTILTNAVLVGVAIPLALALRNAAAGRLTPVMFVGWPVPWERATTAHGKLLSAPDGRSRGGLDLDALRMYLRWRGLSLAAVREHPDRFRDPATLPDEPNPPTDGAVTADGSGDGETALEQATREKPRNTGGGAPDDPWGAETFLADIEGTAYGTAPDELRDGLEALATEERVWISPGMPFLVPVFVGLVIALVYGDLLVGTLL from the coding sequence GTGTCACTGGCCGGCGTGTCGGCGACCGTACCCGACCTCCTGCGACTCGTCGCGCTTCCGCTCTTCGCCTGGACGGCCGTTCGCGACGTCAAGACCAGGCGAGTCTCGAGTGCGGTCTGGATTCCGCTCGCGACTCTCGGGGCCGTCCTGCTCGTGTGGGACGGCTGGACGGCCTGGAACGCCGGCCCGTACGCCTGGAGCTACGAGTTTCTCGTTCCGGCGGCGATCAGTCTGGGGTTCGTGGTTCCGCTCGCCTACTGCTTCTGGTGGTTCGGCGGCTTCGGCGGTGCGGACGCGAAAGCCCTGTTCGTCCTCGCGTTGCTGTTTCCGACGGTGCCCCGGTACGCGGTCGGCCCGGTGACGGTTCCGGTAGTGACGATGCCGCTCGGGGCGTTTTCCTTCACGATTCTGACGAACGCCGTCCTCGTCGGGGTCGCAATTCCGCTCGCGCTCGCCCTCCGTAACGCCGCCGCCGGTCGGCTCACGCCCGTGATGTTCGTCGGCTGGCCCGTCCCGTGGGAGCGGGCGACGACCGCGCACGGCAAACTGCTCTCGGCACCCGACGGCCGGTCACGGGGCGGACTCGACCTCGACGCGCTGCGGATGTACCTCCGCTGGCGCGGACTGTCCCTCGCTGCCGTTCGCGAACACCCCGATCGGTTCCGCGATCCGGCGACGCTTCCGGACGAGCCGAATCCGCCGACCGACGGCGCCGTCACCGCGGACGGGTCCGGCGACGGCGAGACGGCGCTCGAGCAGGCGACCCGAGAAAAACCCCGAAACACGGGCGGCGGCGCGCCCGACGATCCCTGGGGCGCCGAGACCTTCCTCGCCGATATCGAGGGCACGGCCTACGGGACCGCCCCGGACGAGTTACGGGACGGCCTCGAGGCGCTCGCGACCGAGGAGCGAGTCTGGATCTCGCCGGGGATGCCGTTTCTCGTGCCGGTGTTCGTCGGTCTGGTGATCGCACTGGTTTACGGCGACCTGCTCGTCGGGACGCTACTCTAG
- a CDS encoding HIT family protein, whose translation MSTIFSQIVEGDIPARVVYEDETTFAFLDANPLAPGHTLVIPKDEYERLNDVPDDVATDLYATIHRLVPVVEESVDADASTVAFNNGEAAGQEVPHVHCHIVPRFDGDGGGPIHAAAGDRPDLADDELDDIAADIESRV comes from the coding sequence ATGAGTACGATCTTCAGCCAGATCGTGGAGGGGGATATCCCCGCTCGAGTCGTGTACGAGGACGAGACGACGTTCGCGTTTCTCGACGCCAACCCGCTGGCGCCGGGTCACACGCTCGTGATCCCGAAAGACGAGTACGAACGGCTCAACGACGTCCCCGACGACGTCGCGACGGACCTCTACGCGACGATTCACCGACTGGTTCCGGTCGTCGAGGAGAGCGTCGACGCCGACGCCTCCACCGTCGCCTTCAACAACGGCGAGGCCGCCGGTCAGGAAGTACCCCACGTCCACTGTCACATCGTGCCGCGGTTCGACGGCGACGGCGGCGGTCCGATCCACGCCGCCGCGGGCGACCGACCCGACCTCGCGGACGACGAACTCGACGACATCGCCGCGGACATCGAGTCTCGAGTCTGA
- a CDS encoding Lrp/AsnC family transcriptional regulator produces the protein MELDDVDRGILHLLQNDARDTTTAEMAEQVGVSASTVRNRIENLEEEGVIRGYHPEIDYERAQYQLHTVVICHAPVRERPELVEAAMEVEGVVTVREMLTGEANVHVEAIGADSENVDRITEGLTDIGLEIESVNLVKERHVQPFDHFGIEIVDD, from the coding sequence ATGGAACTCGACGACGTCGATCGTGGAATCTTGCACCTGCTCCAGAATGACGCTCGAGACACGACTACCGCCGAGATGGCGGAGCAGGTCGGCGTCTCGGCCAGTACCGTTCGCAACCGGATCGAGAACCTCGAAGAGGAGGGGGTGATTCGGGGCTACCATCCGGAGATCGATTACGAGCGAGCGCAGTACCAGCTTCACACGGTCGTCATCTGCCACGCGCCGGTTCGCGAGCGACCGGAACTCGTCGAGGCGGCGATGGAGGTCGAGGGCGTCGTTACCGTCCGGGAGATGCTCACCGGAGAGGCGAACGTGCACGTCGAGGCGATCGGAGCGGACTCCGAGAACGTCGACCGAATCACCGAGGGGCTCACCGATATCGGTCTCGAGATCGAGTCCGTCAACCTCGTGAAGGAGCGGCACGTCCAGCCGTTCGATCACTTCGGGATCGAGATAGTAGACGACTGA
- a CDS encoding uracil-DNA glycosylase, with product MPASNDDTDPDTAADPSFPDSRNVLEADCRRCPALAENRNCISWGTGPLDADVLVVGEAPGSGNPDADPWQGGNWTGKAYTSRHSGRRIRRMVERIGYGDEAYYTNAVKCFPASEDEPTSNREPTDEERANCRTHLVTEVEALEPSVVLATGKHATKSVLAAEQRSLEGFIDTVLEPVRCERLDTWLVPILHPSYQDVWIGRLGFEPDEYLEEIRTTLDELCSPDGRGS from the coding sequence GTGCCCGCGTCGAACGACGATACCGATCCTGATACCGCCGCAGACCCGTCGTTCCCCGACTCGAGGAACGTTCTCGAGGCCGACTGTCGGCGCTGTCCCGCCCTCGCCGAGAACCGCAACTGCATCTCGTGGGGAACCGGGCCGCTCGACGCCGACGTCCTGGTCGTCGGCGAGGCTCCCGGCTCCGGCAACCCGGACGCCGACCCCTGGCAGGGCGGCAACTGGACCGGAAAGGCCTACACCTCCCGCCACTCCGGCCGGCGCATTCGCCGAATGGTCGAGCGGATCGGGTACGGAGACGAGGCCTACTACACGAACGCCGTGAAGTGCTTCCCCGCGAGCGAGGACGAGCCGACGAGCAACCGCGAACCGACCGACGAGGAGCGAGCGAACTGCCGTACCCACCTGGTGACCGAAGTCGAGGCGCTCGAGCCGAGCGTCGTTCTCGCGACGGGCAAGCACGCGACAAAATCCGTGCTGGCCGCCGAGCAGCGATCGCTCGAGGGGTTTATCGACACCGTTCTCGAGCCCGTCCGCTGCGAGCGCCTCGATACCTGGCTCGTGCCGATTCTTCACCCTTCCTACCAGGACGTCTGGATCGGCCGACTCGGGTTCGAACCCGACGAGTACCTCGAGGAGATCCGAACGACGCTCGACGAACTGTGTTCGCCGGACGGCCGCGGAAGCTAA